In Bacillus toyonensis BCT-7112, a single window of DNA contains:
- a CDS encoding MarR family winged helix-turn-helix transcriptional regulator: MRDNTIGSLIWLRLIRFTNQSNQMSNEFLKRFDLTTAQFDVLLQIRTYQPLTQMELAEKVTVTQGGISRMLTRLEKEGYIVRKQDWKTKTISLTEQGEAALERALPEQLAFQSSFFDDVLNEEEQKILYELMTKVHKHSEKKELPQE; encoded by the coding sequence ATGCGTGATAATACGATAGGATCGTTAATATGGTTACGTTTAATACGATTTACGAATCAAAGTAATCAAATGTCAAATGAATTTTTAAAACGGTTTGATTTAACGACAGCCCAATTTGATGTCCTTTTGCAAATACGGACATATCAGCCGTTGACACAAATGGAGTTAGCTGAAAAGGTTACTGTTACGCAAGGCGGTATTTCTCGAATGTTAACTCGTCTTGAAAAAGAAGGATATATTGTGCGAAAACAAGATTGGAAAACAAAAACAATTAGTCTTACAGAGCAAGGAGAAGCAGCTTTAGAGAGAGCATTGCCAGAGCAACTTGCATTTCAATCTTCGTTTTTTGATGATGTATTAAATGAAGAAGAGCAGAAAATATTATACGAGCTGATGACGAAAGTTCATAAGCATAGTGAAAAAAAAGAATTACCGCAAGAGTAA
- the cydB gene encoding cytochrome d ubiquinol oxidase subunit II produces MLSLNELWFLVIAILFVGFFVLEGFDFGVGMVSRFLGKNDFEKRVYLNTIGPFWHANEVWLVCAGGAMFAAFPHWYATLFSGFYVPFVFMLLALILRGVSFKFRAKIDNHKWKSAWDWGMFIGSMLPPILWGVAIANFMVGVPIDESKNVVGGFLQLLHPFALLGGVMFLLLCIVHGLQFLTIRTTGKLRERARIAAIKIAPFSLITLLIFAGIGLWKTDIFTAHGTEWIMVPIGAFVALLASTLLNKRRRDGWAFFMTSLTIILLSASVFIGMFPRVMISSLGAMNDLTIYNAASGAYALKLMTYFAIAILPFVIGSQIWSYYVFRQPVKSDNDLEY; encoded by the coding sequence ATGTTATCTCTTAATGAGTTGTGGTTTTTAGTTATTGCAATCTTATTTGTTGGATTCTTCGTACTGGAAGGTTTCGATTTTGGTGTAGGAATGGTTTCAAGGTTTTTAGGAAAGAATGATTTTGAAAAACGAGTTTACTTGAATACAATAGGACCGTTCTGGCACGCGAATGAAGTATGGCTTGTTTGTGCTGGTGGCGCTATGTTTGCGGCATTTCCGCACTGGTATGCAACTTTATTTAGTGGTTTTTATGTTCCCTTTGTATTTATGCTACTTGCTTTAATTTTAAGAGGTGTTTCCTTTAAATTCCGGGCGAAAATAGATAATCATAAATGGAAGAGTGCATGGGATTGGGGTATGTTTATTGGAAGTATGCTACCTCCGATCCTTTGGGGAGTTGCGATTGCAAACTTTATGGTAGGTGTACCTATCGATGAGAGTAAAAATGTTGTAGGTGGATTCTTGCAATTACTTCATCCATTTGCGTTACTTGGAGGAGTAATGTTCCTTCTGCTATGTATTGTTCATGGACTACAATTCCTTACAATACGTACAACGGGTAAATTGAGAGAACGTGCACGAATTGCTGCAATAAAAATTGCACCATTTTCATTAATAACACTTCTTATTTTTGCTGGTATAGGGTTATGGAAAACCGATATTTTCACTGCCCATGGTACAGAATGGATTATGGTACCAATTGGAGCTTTTGTAGCACTATTAGCGTCCACTTTATTAAATAAAAGAAGAAGAGATGGTTGGGCTTTCTTTATGACGAGTTTAACAATCATTTTACTAAGTGCGAGTGTATTTATCGGTATGTTCCCACGTGTTATGATTAGCTCTTTAGGAGCAATGAATGATTTGACAATTTACAACGCAGCATCAGGAGCTTATGCATTAAAACTTATGACTTACTTTGCGATTGCTATTTTGCCTTTCGTTATCGGAAGTCAAATATGGAGTTATTATGTATTTAGACAACCTGTTAAGTCAGACAACGATTTGGAGTACTAA
- a CDS encoding DUF4865 family protein, translating to MIGMQYKVILPKDYDIRIIRERVKKNGHKTDGFQELNFKAYLITEAGKDRNFYNCYAPLYIWNGHEGMNKFIFEGYYDNILQSFGWQQINIGVPFVVNVSNDFRKSRYVVEYVGSISQMDSLIGAQFNISNQNVQNTENCIGNVIVYNPDKWGYSHFDFYEEKPEIEAMKDITIYEVLHISQ from the coding sequence ATGATTGGAATGCAATATAAGGTTATTTTGCCAAAGGATTATGATATAAGGATTATTAGAGAAAGGGTAAAAAAGAATGGTCATAAAACAGATGGTTTTCAAGAGTTGAATTTTAAGGCCTATTTAATTACTGAGGCAGGTAAGGACAGGAATTTCTATAATTGCTATGCACCTTTATATATTTGGAATGGTCATGAAGGGATGAACAAATTTATCTTTGAAGGGTATTACGATAATATTTTACAATCGTTCGGGTGGCAACAAATAAATATAGGTGTTCCATTCGTTGTTAATGTAAGTAATGACTTTAGAAAAAGTAGATATGTTGTTGAATATGTAGGGAGTATTTCTCAAATGGATTCATTGATTGGGGCTCAATTTAATATTTCGAATCAGAATGTCCAGAATACAGAAAATTGTATAGGGAATGTAATAGTCTATAACCCAGATAAGTGGGGATATAGTCATTTTGATTTTTATGAAGAAAAGCCTGAAATTGAAGCAATGAAGGATATTACAATATATGAAGTTCTACACATTTCACAGTAG
- the cydC gene encoding thiol reductant ABC exporter subunit CydC, with translation MSNWIKPYIQQNKGRMTLTIFLGLLGVSSGAMLLFISGYLISKSALRPENVMAVYVPIVATRAFSIGQAVFHYIERLVGHDVVLRILERMRTKLYRIVEPQALFFRSRFQTGDVLGVLSEDIEHLQNLYLRTIFPSILALVVYSIFVLVIGTFDFVFALIAGCMLAIIVFLLPFVSLLLMRRHHVTLKQGRSRLYQQLTDAVFGLSDWQASGRKDEFINEYVEQNDRLLKTEKRLKRWYHIRDSLIHLVVGIVVISMIIWTGNEAASEQIAPTVIAAFVLMTLSVTNALIPISDAIDRIPSYVESAHRLNRVESDSVLHDEMDLHEDKDYGAPKHVDIELNHVSYSYPDSNETVLKDISLQIKAGKKIAILGRSGTGKSTLLKLLTGALSPVHGQVLLNGEQAHTNLLSKYISVLNQKPHLFDTTIGNNVRIGKPEANDEEIWNALEKAQLALHIASLPDGLQTKMHEMGKRFSGGERQRVAFARTLMQEAPIIVFDEPTIGLDPKTELSLIETMFSATEENTVIWITHHLVGIEHVDEVIFLDRGQIVMQGSHEQLLKENERYRMLYELDKGI, from the coding sequence ATGAGTAACTGGATTAAACCTTATATACAGCAAAATAAAGGTAGAATGACTTTAACTATTTTCCTTGGGCTTCTTGGAGTTAGTTCAGGTGCGATGTTACTTTTTATTTCAGGTTATTTAATCTCTAAATCTGCTCTTAGACCAGAAAATGTAATGGCTGTATATGTTCCGATTGTTGCAACACGTGCGTTTAGTATAGGGCAAGCTGTTTTCCATTATATAGAGCGTTTAGTGGGACATGATGTCGTACTACGCATATTAGAACGAATGAGAACGAAACTATACAGAATAGTAGAACCACAGGCGTTATTTTTTCGTTCCCGATTTCAAACGGGTGATGTGTTAGGTGTACTATCCGAAGATATAGAGCATTTACAAAACCTATATTTACGTACAATATTCCCTAGTATATTAGCACTAGTTGTATATAGCATTTTCGTACTTGTTATCGGTACATTTGACTTCGTATTTGCACTGATTGCTGGTTGTATGTTAGCTATTATCGTTTTTCTTCTTCCATTCGTATCATTACTATTGATGAGGCGACATCATGTTACTTTAAAGCAGGGAAGAAGCCGTTTGTATCAACAACTAACAGACGCAGTCTTTGGATTATCGGATTGGCAGGCAAGTGGTCGAAAAGATGAATTTATTAATGAGTATGTAGAGCAAAATGATCGATTGTTAAAAACAGAGAAGAGATTGAAACGCTGGTATCATATTCGAGACAGTCTCATTCATTTAGTAGTAGGTATTGTAGTTATTTCAATGATTATATGGACTGGGAATGAAGCGGCAAGTGAACAGATTGCACCTACAGTTATCGCGGCCTTCGTATTAATGACTTTATCTGTAACGAATGCGCTTATTCCGATTTCAGATGCCATCGATCGAATCCCATCTTATGTAGAATCTGCTCATCGTCTGAATCGTGTAGAAAGTGATAGTGTTTTACATGATGAAATGGATTTGCATGAAGATAAGGATTACGGTGCACCAAAACATGTAGATATTGAACTGAATCATGTATCGTATAGTTATCCAGACAGTAACGAGACTGTATTAAAAGATATATCGTTACAAATAAAAGCAGGAAAAAAAATTGCCATTTTAGGTAGAAGTGGGACAGGGAAATCTACTTTACTAAAATTGTTAACAGGGGCGTTAAGTCCGGTACATGGACAAGTTTTATTGAATGGTGAACAAGCGCATACGAATCTTTTATCCAAATATATTTCCGTATTAAATCAAAAACCGCATTTGTTCGATACGACAATTGGAAACAATGTGCGAATCGGTAAACCAGAGGCTAATGATGAAGAGATATGGAACGCTTTAGAGAAAGCACAATTAGCTTTGCATATCGCTTCTCTTCCAGATGGATTACAAACAAAAATGCATGAAATGGGGAAGAGATTTTCTGGTGGAGAAAGACAAAGGGTTGCTTTTGCTAGAACGCTTATGCAAGAAGCGCCGATTATTGTATTTGATGAACCTACTATCGGGTTAGATCCAAAGACAGAGTTATCTTTAATAGAAACAATGTTTTCTGCAACGGAAGAAAATACAGTCATTTGGATTACGCATCATCTTGTAGGAATTGAACATGTAGATGAAGTTATATTCCTTGATCGTGGTCAAATTGTAATGCAAGGAAGTCATGAGCAATTACTTAAAGAAAATGAGAGATATCGTATGCTTTATGAGCTAGATAAAGGAATATAA
- a CDS encoding branched-chain amino acid ABC transporter permease, with the protein MDVLINLFVNGVSTGMLIFLLASGLSLIFGLMSVLNFAHGGLFAWGAFTGVWLFNMTGSYVLALVGAVAMGMLLGFILERFLIRPVYGNHVRQLLVTLGGMLVLSECIKIFWGPNPISAKLPIWLQGSYTFGGVILIKYRLFVILVGILIYIALLLLLKKTKIGLMIRAGVMDKEMVQALGINVKAIFSFVFLLGAGMAALGGFLFAPYSGVVFAEMGMQYAILAFIVVIIGGLGSVQGSAIASLIVGLAGAFTAYFMPDLSLAINMLMLLFFLIVKPTGLVGEKG; encoded by the coding sequence GTGGATGTGTTAATTAACTTATTTGTAAACGGCGTTTCAACCGGGATGCTTATTTTTTTATTAGCATCAGGTCTTTCACTTATTTTCGGCCTAATGAGCGTTTTAAACTTTGCACATGGTGGTTTATTTGCATGGGGAGCTTTTACAGGCGTTTGGTTATTTAATATGACAGGTAGTTATGTGTTAGCGTTAGTTGGAGCGGTTGCTATGGGAATGTTGCTTGGTTTTATTTTAGAACGATTTCTTATTAGGCCAGTGTATGGAAACCATGTTCGCCAGCTACTCGTTACACTCGGAGGAATGCTCGTTCTTAGTGAGTGTATAAAAATATTTTGGGGACCGAATCCAATTAGTGCAAAGTTACCGATATGGTTACAAGGTAGCTATACATTTGGAGGGGTTATATTAATAAAATACCGGTTGTTCGTTATTTTAGTTGGGATACTAATTTACATTGCTCTACTATTACTACTCAAAAAAACAAAGATAGGTCTTATGATCCGCGCTGGTGTAATGGATAAGGAGATGGTTCAAGCACTCGGCATTAACGTGAAAGCTATATTTTCGTTCGTCTTTCTATTAGGAGCAGGAATGGCAGCGTTAGGTGGATTCTTATTTGCACCATATTCAGGCGTTGTTTTCGCCGAAATGGGTATGCAATATGCAATTTTAGCTTTCATTGTAGTAATAATTGGAGGGTTAGGTAGCGTCCAAGGTTCAGCAATCGCTTCTTTAATTGTCGGATTAGCCGGAGCTTTTACAGCATATTTCATGCCAGATTTATCACTTGCAATCAATATGTTAATGTTACTGTTTTTCTTAATAGTGAAGCCAACTGGACTTGTTGGTGAAAAGGGGTGA
- the cydA gene encoding cytochrome ubiquinol oxidase subunit I, protein METLELARIQFASTTIFHYFFVPLSIGLAFIIAIMQTLYVVKGQEVYKKMAKFWTQLFLINFAVGVVTGILQEFQFGMNWSTYSRFVGDVFGPSLAIEGLLAFFIESTFLGLWVFGEDKLPKRIHLLCIWLLSIGTMLSAFWILTASAFMQSPVGYEMAADGRAQMNDFLAIIQNPQLWVQFPHTITAAIATGAFFIAGVSAWKITKGQETVVFKKSFRISIIVGTITTALVLFFGHAQAQQLIKTHPMKMAAAEALWNTSEDPAPFTVFAKIDTEKKENSFEIQIPYMLSLLSYDKFSGQVEGMNQIQKQYEEKYGPGDYIPPVHTMFWSFRAMVMSGTFMLLLGAYGWFLSRKDRLAEKTWYLKVMVYAISLPFIGNTVGWIMTEMGRQPWVVFGVMKTEDAVSPNVTFGEVLFSLISFTSMYLIMGGICVYLFVRTIKGHTNKKTKKDYQSHDPFDKEEEYVIS, encoded by the coding sequence ATGGAAACGCTCGAATTGGCACGAATACAGTTCGCATCAACAACGATTTTCCATTACTTTTTTGTTCCGCTGTCAATTGGTTTAGCTTTTATTATTGCAATAATGCAAACGTTGTATGTGGTAAAAGGACAAGAAGTATATAAGAAGATGGCGAAGTTTTGGACGCAATTATTCCTTATTAACTTTGCAGTAGGTGTAGTAACAGGTATTTTACAAGAATTTCAGTTTGGTATGAACTGGTCCACATATTCACGTTTCGTAGGTGATGTATTTGGTCCATCACTTGCAATTGAAGGATTACTAGCATTTTTCATTGAGTCTACATTTTTAGGTTTATGGGTATTCGGTGAAGATAAACTACCGAAGCGAATTCACTTACTATGTATTTGGCTCCTTTCAATTGGAACAATGTTATCAGCGTTTTGGATTTTAACTGCAAGTGCATTTATGCAGTCACCTGTAGGGTATGAAATGGCAGCAGATGGTCGTGCGCAAATGAATGACTTTTTAGCGATTATTCAAAATCCACAATTATGGGTACAGTTCCCGCATACAATTACAGCGGCAATTGCAACAGGTGCATTCTTTATTGCGGGTGTAAGTGCATGGAAAATTACAAAAGGACAAGAAACTGTAGTATTTAAAAAATCGTTCCGAATTTCTATCATTGTTGGAACGATTACAACAGCGCTTGTATTGTTCTTCGGTCATGCACAAGCACAACAATTAATTAAGACACATCCAATGAAAATGGCTGCAGCTGAAGCGCTATGGAATACGAGTGAGGATCCAGCGCCATTTACAGTATTTGCGAAAATTGATACAGAGAAGAAAGAAAATTCATTTGAAATTCAAATCCCTTATATGCTAAGTCTATTGTCGTATGATAAGTTTAGCGGTCAAGTTGAAGGGATGAATCAAATTCAAAAACAATATGAAGAAAAATACGGACCTGGAGATTATATTCCTCCAGTGCATACGATGTTTTGGAGTTTTAGAGCAATGGTAATGAGTGGAACATTCATGTTACTTCTAGGAGCTTACGGATGGTTCTTATCAAGAAAAGATCGTTTAGCTGAAAAAACGTGGTATTTAAAAGTAATGGTGTATGCAATTTCTCTTCCGTTCATCGGTAATACAGTAGGATGGATTATGACTGAAATGGGTCGTCAGCCTTGGGTAGTATTTGGTGTAATGAAAACAGAAGATGCTGTATCACCCAATGTAACATTCGGTGAAGTATTATTCTCACTTATTTCATTCACATCAATGTATTTAATTATGGGTGGAATTTGTGTGTACTTATTTGTTCGTACTATTAAGGGACATACGAATAAGAAAACGAAAAAGGATTATCAAAGCCATGATCCATTTGATAAGGAGGAAGAGTATGTTATCTCTTAA
- a CDS encoding LysR family transcriptional regulator, with translation MEINDLIIFKTVANEGSISKAAKELGYVQPNITERIKKLEQELETPLLHRDNKGVSLLPSGDILLDYTNRILTLLEEAKNEIKTSGSSYVIATSQSILTNYLSMRIKENFRSYQLYIESSSHLQTLLQQQKVDMVITYEDYPDAAFKKVFTTSISVGLLKAKEKCTIDYSKELFFVSNDKKCPFRNKTIQFLKENNLSQRQLQQLDSYSLMEEFIVEGNGIAFLPIKNDKLVTIENVPIEKLAVHFFTNRNFIKHTPDELFE, from the coding sequence ATGGAAATAAATGATCTTATCATATTTAAAACTGTAGCGAATGAAGGCTCTATTAGTAAAGCTGCTAAAGAGCTAGGTTATGTGCAACCGAATATAACGGAGCGAATAAAAAAATTAGAACAAGAGTTAGAAACACCATTACTACATAGAGATAACAAAGGTGTTTCATTGTTACCTTCTGGTGACATTTTATTAGACTACACGAATAGAATATTAACTCTGTTAGAAGAAGCAAAAAATGAAATTAAAACGAGTGGTTCTTCTTATGTAATTGCGACATCACAATCTATTTTGACAAATTATTTAAGTATGCGCATTAAAGAAAATTTTAGGAGTTACCAACTATACATTGAAAGTAGTAGCCACTTACAAACACTGTTACAGCAACAAAAAGTTGATATGGTCATAACTTATGAGGATTATCCTGACGCAGCGTTTAAAAAAGTATTCACCACTTCAATTTCTGTAGGTTTATTAAAAGCGAAAGAAAAGTGTACCATTGACTATTCAAAAGAACTTTTCTTCGTTAGTAATGACAAGAAGTGCCCTTTTAGAAATAAGACAATACAATTTTTAAAAGAAAACAATCTATCTCAGCGCCAACTTCAACAGTTAGATTCTTATTCGCTTATGGAAGAATTTATCGTTGAGGGAAATGGGATAGCTTTTTTACCGATTAAAAATGATAAGTTAGTAACAATTGAAAATGTTCCAATAGAGAAATTAGCTGTTCATTTTTTTACGAATCGAAACTTTATTAAGCATACCCCTGATGAACTATTTGAGTAA
- a CDS encoding branched-chain amino acid ABC transporter permease, translating to MLICLSVFPFVNDSRSLLILFTQIFIFAIFAMSFDILLGYTGIVSFGHCMFFGIGAYGVALLFDRQGVSITNFFIGIIAAIIVSAIVSYIIGLLSLRLKSHFYAMLTLAISQLFFVLAEKWRGLTHGGDGFTFGVPEIFRDRFTFYYVTFICLINIFILLRLFTKSSIGKVLKAISQNEQRVEALGYKVLHYKIIASVVAGIVAAISGGLFVITLRFVNTTVFSIEMTLNALLMTMIGGVGTLIGAIAGAGIIESLKYYLSELATEYPIFERWTIILGLLYIIVLLVFPKGLVGTVKQLKSVKRSKKEKSAGVEQNV from the coding sequence ATGCTCATTTGTTTAAGTGTATTTCCGTTCGTAAATGATTCACGGAGCTTGTTAATTTTGTTCACTCAAATCTTCATCTTTGCTATTTTTGCAATGAGTTTTGATATATTGCTTGGTTATACAGGAATTGTATCGTTCGGCCACTGTATGTTCTTTGGAATAGGAGCATATGGGGTAGCACTTTTATTCGATCGACAAGGTGTATCAATAACAAACTTTTTCATAGGTATAATAGCGGCAATTATCGTTTCAGCAATCGTTAGTTATATAATCGGCTTGCTTTCTTTACGGTTGAAAAGTCATTTTTATGCAATGTTAACGCTCGCTATTTCACAGTTGTTTTTCGTACTTGCTGAAAAATGGCGTGGGCTAACTCACGGAGGAGATGGATTTACATTTGGAGTACCAGAAATATTCCGTGATCGTTTTACATTTTATTATGTAACGTTTATATGTTTAATCAATATTTTCATTTTGCTACGTCTTTTCACCAAATCTTCAATTGGGAAAGTATTAAAGGCAATTTCACAAAATGAACAAAGAGTTGAAGCACTTGGTTATAAAGTTCTTCATTATAAAATTATCGCAAGTGTAGTGGCGGGAATAGTTGCAGCGATTAGCGGTGGTCTATTCGTCATCACATTACGCTTTGTAAATACCACTGTATTTTCAATTGAAATGACGTTAAATGCATTATTAATGACAATGATTGGAGGGGTTGGAACGTTAATCGGAGCCATTGCAGGAGCTGGTATCATTGAATCACTAAAATATTATTTATCAGAATTAGCGACGGAGTATCCGATTTTTGAAAGATGGACGATTATTCTAGGGTTATTGTATATAATCGTGTTACTAGTTTTTCCGAAAGGATTAGTTGGAACGGTTAAGCAGTTGAAGAGTGTTAAAAGGAGTAAGAAGGAGAAAAGCGCAGGTGTGGAGCAGAACGTGTGA
- the cydD gene encoding thiol reductant ABC exporter subunit CydD has translation MKRKRGLPSYPGSRMLYVALTIISILEAFSIIAQTVFLARAITFLFNGETVQSVLNETVYFGVMFAARHMLVRISQILVERFAEKTGSLLRKQLIEAYFTLGPRYVQTVGTGHLVTLSIEGIEKFKTYIELTIPKMIRSSIVPGLIVLYVFTLDIKSGIILVVTIPIVIIFMILLGLAAQKMADSQYETYRVLSNHFVDTLKGLETLKYLGKSKQHEGKIEKVSKRYRKATMRTLRVAFLSSFALDFFTSLSIAFVAVGLGIRLIDGTILLLPALTILILAPEYFLPIKQVGANYHATLDGQLAMEQIEGILQQQKEIEKKDSNVDIVWNSSSSLKLQDVKVNNDESKKAILEGIDFAWQGNGAIGIIGESGAGKSTLIDVLAGFLYPSGGKVLVNGVGIDGSTREDWQKNIAYIPQQPYIFPLSLKDNICFYETNTTDEEMKKVIHDVGLSSLIASLPNGMDERIGEGGRMLSGGQEQRVAMARALLSKKPIILLDEPTAHLDIETEFEIKQSMLRLFEGKLVFLATHRLHWMKQMDHIFILNKGEIKESGTYEELLKKETLHFHREERGEK, from the coding sequence ATGAAAAGAAAAAGAGGACTTCCGTCTTATCCCGGTAGCCGTATGTTATATGTAGCGTTAACGATTATTAGTATTTTAGAAGCTTTTAGTATTATTGCGCAAACAGTGTTTTTAGCGAGAGCTATTACGTTTTTATTTAATGGAGAAACAGTGCAATCTGTGTTGAATGAAACTGTTTATTTTGGGGTCATGTTTGCAGCGCGCCACATGTTGGTTCGAATATCACAAATTTTAGTGGAACGTTTCGCTGAAAAAACAGGATCGTTGCTAAGAAAGCAATTAATAGAGGCATATTTCACGTTAGGACCAAGATATGTTCAAACTGTCGGAACAGGTCATCTGGTTACCTTATCGATTGAAGGGATTGAAAAATTTAAAACATATATTGAATTGACAATCCCTAAAATGATTAGAAGTAGTATCGTTCCGGGATTAATTGTACTATATGTTTTTACGCTGGATATTAAGTCTGGAATCATTTTAGTTGTAACGATTCCTATTGTAATCATATTTATGATTCTTTTAGGATTAGCAGCGCAGAAAATGGCTGATAGTCAATATGAAACATATCGTGTACTTTCTAATCATTTTGTAGATACGTTAAAAGGGTTAGAAACATTAAAGTATTTAGGGAAAAGTAAACAGCACGAAGGAAAGATTGAAAAGGTTAGTAAAAGATATAGAAAAGCAACGATGCGTACTTTGCGAGTTGCTTTTCTTTCTTCTTTTGCATTAGATTTCTTTACAAGTTTATCAATTGCGTTTGTGGCAGTAGGTTTAGGAATTCGTTTAATAGATGGAACGATTCTTTTATTGCCTGCTCTTACAATATTAATTTTAGCTCCGGAATATTTTCTACCGATTAAGCAAGTTGGAGCGAATTATCATGCTACATTAGATGGCCAACTTGCGATGGAACAAATAGAGGGAATTCTACAGCAACAAAAAGAAATAGAAAAGAAAGATTCAAATGTAGATATAGTATGGAATTCTTCAAGTAGCTTGAAATTACAAGATGTAAAAGTAAATAACGATGAATCTAAAAAGGCTATATTAGAGGGAATTGACTTTGCTTGGCAAGGTAACGGTGCTATAGGCATTATTGGTGAAAGTGGGGCAGGGAAATCAACGTTAATCGATGTGTTAGCAGGATTTCTCTATCCGTCCGGTGGGAAAGTGTTAGTAAATGGTGTGGGAATTGACGGATCTACTCGTGAAGATTGGCAAAAAAATATTGCTTATATTCCACAGCAACCATATATTTTCCCACTTTCATTAAAAGATAATATTTGTTTCTACGAGACAAATACAACGGATGAAGAAATGAAGAAAGTTATTCATGATGTAGGGCTTAGCTCACTCATTGCATCTCTTCCAAATGGAATGGATGAAAGAATTGGAGAAGGTGGACGTATGCTTAGTGGCGGACAAGAACAACGTGTCGCTATGGCGCGTGCACTTTTAAGTAAAAAACCAATCATTTTATTAGATGAACCTACGGCGCATCTTGATATTGAAACTGAATTTGAAATAAAGCAATCGATGTTACGTCTGTTTGAAGGTAAGTTAGTATTTCTTGCAACACATCGTCTGCATTGGATGAAACAAATGGATCATATTTTTATTTTAAATAAAGGGGAAATTAAAGAAAGTGGAACGTATGAAGAACTGTTAAAGAAAGAGACATTACATTTTCATAGGGAAGAGAGGGGAGAGAAATGA